The following proteins come from a genomic window of Musa acuminata AAA Group cultivar baxijiao chromosome BXJ1-7, Cavendish_Baxijiao_AAA, whole genome shotgun sequence:
- the LOC103992460 gene encoding transcription factor bHLH106 produces MFPTTPAGREGRSDLQAEMLSGLPEYFMASFYPHMEMEMETEMAMRDEAVDATRMDRALVASRNHREAERRRRERIKSHLDRLRTILACDPKTDKASLLAKVVERMKDLKQRAEEITEAQCFPSETDEIVVLPSSASISGQRSVFEASFCCEDRSDLLPELIDTLRSLRLKTLRAEIATLGGRVRNVLILAKETEASEEEEEEEEDEPGGAFLRDALQALVDRPHPAERCKRRRLVDQDST; encoded by the exons ATGTTCCCAACGACGCCGGCGGGCCGAGAAGGGAGGAGCGACCTGCAGGCAGAGATGTTGAGCGGCTTGCCTGAATATTTCATGGCATCGTTTTACCCCcacatggagatggagatggagacggAGATGGCGATGAGGGATGAAGCCGTCGATGCTACGCGGATGGATCGAGCTCTCGTCGCGTCCCGGAACCACAGGGAAGCCGAAAGGCGACGCAGGGAGAGGATCAAGTCCCACCTCGATCGCCTGCGTACCATCCTTGCCTGTGATCCCAAG ACGGACAAAGCATCCCTCCTGGCCAAGGTCGTGGAGCGCATGAAAGATCTGAAGCAACGGGCTGAGGAGATCACCGAGGCACAGTGCTTCCCATCTGAAACCGACGAGATCGTCGTGCTCCCCTCCTCCGCCTCCATCAGTGGCCAGAGATCAGTGTTCGAGGCTTCCTTCTGCTGCGAGGACAGGTCCGACCTTCTGCCGGAGCTCATCGACACCCTCCGATCGCTCCGCTTAAAGACTCTGCGAGCCGAGATCGCGACGCTTGGCGGAAGGGTGCGCAACGTCCTCATCCTCGCCAAGGAGACCGAGGcgtccgaggaggaggaggaggaggaagaggatgagccCGGTGGCGCCTTCCTGAGGGACGCTCTCCAGGCTCTGGTGGACCGACCACATCCGGCCGAGCGTTGCAAGAGGCGCCGTCTCGTCGACCAGGATTCAACCTAA
- the LOC103992461 gene encoding G2/mitotic-specific cyclin S13-7: protein MASRHQTVVPQQQRGGHVPGGKQKAGAAADGKNRRALGDIGNLVHAQVVEGKLESQINRPITRSFGAQLIANAQAVAAAAVANKKPVAVKANAAVARAGTKPAKKVAVKGKEKKTEEVKVIVISPDKNQEVPKQAADTSRSHTKSTTRKKATTLTSVLTARSKVACGLTDKPKELVDDIDAADTEDELAVVDYVEDIYKFYKSAEHHCRPHDYMDSQVEINAKMRAILADWLIEVHHKFELSPETLYLTFHIIDRYLSMETVLRRELQLVGVSAMLIASKYEEIWAPEVNDFICISDRAYTREQILGMEKAILNKLEWNLTVPTPYVFLVRFLKAAACDQEMERMVFFFAELAMMHYSMIMFCPSMVAAAAVHAARCTLRKSPLWTATLKHHTGFSEQQLLDCTQMLVNSHAAAPEGKLKVVYKKYSSEQFGAVALQPSAAKLVEELKAASL from the exons ATGGCGTCCAGGCATCAGACCGTCGTCCCGCAGCAGCAGAGAG GTGGGCATGTGCCAGGGGGCAAGCAGAAAGCCGGCGCAGCAGCAGATGGGAAGAATCGCCGAGCCCTTGGAGACATTGGTAATCTGGTTCACGCCCAGGTTGTCGAAGG GAAGCTGGAATCCCAGATCAATCGTCCCATCACCAG GAGTTTTGGTGCTCAACTTATTGCCAATGCACAAGCTGTCGCTGCCGCTGCTGTTGCTAATAAG AAACCTGTAGCCGTCAAAGCTAATGCAGCAGTCGCTAGAGCTGGCACAAAACCAGCTAAGAAGGTCGCAGTTAAGGGCAAGGAGAAGAAGACAGAGGAGGTGAAGGTTATAGTGATAAGCCCCGACAAGAACCAGGAGGTACCCAAGCAAGCAGCTGACACAAGTAGATCCCACACCAAATCTACTACCAGGAAGAAAGCCACTACGCTTACATCTGTTCTCACTGCTCGAAGCAAG GTTGCTTGTGGACTCACTGACAAGCCGAAGGAGTTGGTTGATGACATCGATGCGGCCGATACCGAGGACGAGTTGGCCGTCGTGGATTACGTTGAGGACATCTACAAGTTCTACAAATCTGCTGAG CACCATTGCAGGCCTCACGACTATATGGATTCCCAGGTGGAGATCAACGCCAAGATGAGAGCCATTCTCGCTGACTGGTTAATCGAAGTGCACCATAAGTTCGAGCTGTCGCCTGAGACTCTCTACCTGACATTCCACATCATCGACCGGTATCTTTCGATGGAGACGGTTCTGAGGAGAGAACTGCAGCTTGTGGGGGTGTCTGCCATGCTCATCGCAAGCAAGTACGAGGAGATATGGGCACCAGAG GTGAATGACTTCATTTGCATATCGGATAGGGCTTATACGAGGGAGCAGATCCTTGGAATGGAGAAAGCAATCCTGAACAAGCTTGAATGGAACTTGACAGTGCCGACGCCCTATGTGTTCCTCGTGAGATTTCTGAAGGCTGCAGCATGCGACCAGGAG ATGGAACGCATGGTTTTCTTCTTCGCGGAGTTGGCTATGATGCACTACTCCATGATAATGTTCTGTCCCTCCatggttgctgctgctgctgttcatgCAGCCCGGTGCACTCTGCGGAAGAGCCCTCTCTGGACTGCCACACTCAAGCACCACACAGGGTTTTCGGAACAACAACTGCT GGATTGCACACAGATGCTGGTGAACTCCCATGCGGCTGCTCCTGAGGGCAAGCTGAAGGTGGTGTACAAGAAGTATTCAAGTGAGCAATTTGGAGCTGTAGCACTGCAACCATCCGCAGCCAAATTGGTGGAGGAGCTGAAGGCTGCATCACTTTAA
- the LOC135679314 gene encoding uncharacterized protein LOC135679314 codes for MPYLVRDRLFFGDIKAAAEVLKKGSAEITHVLSLLSSASISFFSGWRADMCIPAEEIKKVFVGADGSPRKSLAPEKLLYSLEHAGPELKLVRMAVPLKDTEDEDLLDYLDACLDFIDQGRKEGSVLVHCFAGVSRSAAVITAYLMRTEQKSMEDALESLHEVCDLVCPNDGFLDQLSLFEEMGFKVDTESPIYKRFRLKILGHSYKQGEKIDSFVFGADPGLPPPEFNPSEEALEGNQRSTAYRCKKCRRIVALKENVVSHVAGEGETCFEWQKRKASNRANNRFQEQQCSSLFVEPLKWMTSVEEGALEGKLSCVHCEARLGYFNWSGVQCSCGSWITPAFQIHKSKVDISTV; via the exons ATGCCGTACCTGGTCCGGGATCGCCTCTTCTTCGGCGACATCAAGGCCGCCGCCGAGGTGCTCAAGAAGGGGAGCGCGGAAATCACACACGTCCTGTCGCTGCTCAGCTCGGCGTCCATATCCTTCTTCTCCGGATGGAGAGCCGATATGTGCATCCCGGCCGAGGAAATCAAGAAGGTGTTCGTCGGCGCCGATGGCTCCCCGAGGAAGTCGCTGGCGCCAGAGAAGCTCCTGTACTCGCTCGAGCACGCCGGGCCGGAGTTGAAGCTGGTGAGGATGGCGGTGCCGCTAAAGGACACGGAGGACGAGGACCTGTTGGATTACCTCGATGCGTGCTTGGATTTCATCGATCAGGGCAGGAAGGAGGGGTCCGTGTTGGTGCATTGCTTCGCCGGCGTGTCGAGAAG TGCTGCTGTGATAACTGCATATCTTATGAGAACAGAACAGAAATCCATGGAAG ATGCACTTGAATCCTTGCATGAAGTTTGTGACCTGGTTTGTCCAAATGATGGTTTTCTGGATCAG TTAAGTTTATTTGAAGAAATGGGTTTCAAAGTAGATACTGAGAGCCCCATTTACAAGCGCTTCCGTTTGAAAATATTGG GTCATTCTTACAAACAAGGGGAGAAAATAGACAGTTTCGTATTTGGTGCTGATCCTGGTTTGCCGCCGCCAGAGTTCAACCCTTCTGAGGAGGCCCTCGAGGGAAATCAACGTAGTACAGCCTACCGCTGCAAGAAATGCCGGAGGATTGTTGCATTGAAAGAGAATGTTGTCAGCCATGTGGCCGGTGAGGGGGAGACGTGCTTCGAGTGGCAAAAGCGAAAAGCCAGTAACCGGGCTAATAATAGATTTCAGGAGCAACAGTGTTCATCCTTGTTTGTTGAACCCTTGAAGTGGATGACATCAG TGGAAGAAGGTGCACTGGAAGGAAAGCTATCATGCGTGCATTGTGAGGCACGCCTCGGGTACTTCAACTGGTCCGGCGTCCAATGCAGTTGTGGTAGCTGGATCACCCCTGCCTTCCAGATTCATAAGAGCAAAGTTGATATTAGCACGGTGTAG